In a single window of the Salvelinus namaycush isolate Seneca chromosome 18, SaNama_1.0, whole genome shotgun sequence genome:
- the LOC120062679 gene encoding endosome-associated-trafficking regulator 1-like: protein MAKHKTSEKNNIIEVDEVREDGEEMNPFSFKEFIRSKNQYPDMKGDPDEKNYSTRKKAYGSTFLAEGEYTAPKSFDQDFQGQFYMDHTPFPQFLENDTKEDWAGSYQPSAIEEAHAFGLSGTAAAADSSTYSGQSSLCTEEEETSSSLWQVDEEFSPEAHQSRRAPVNYEGDDETSMAELTYKTKKSSTENGNRDQQKLREENAQLRKHIKDLVKKSEYDDRRIRHVTDELHKRRVQEEKEAQALETMVHSVEQNLQLMTKRAVKAENIVSKLKQELHQLQGQVEGYRYENERLRAGETAALNTMKHNAQVASEYLNKAALNAETSIKQLLTSAESLCLVSQLLQSIDNLSEIHKEG from the exons ATGGCAAAGCATAAAACCTCTGAAAAAAATAATATAATCGAAGTTG ATGAAGTCAGAGAAGATGGAGAGGAGATGAATCCTTTCTCCTTCAAAGAGTTCATCCGCAGCAAAAACCAGTACCCAGATATGAAAGGGGATCCAGATGAGAAGAATTACTCAACGCGAAAG AAGGCATATGGGAGCACATTCCTGGCAGAGGGGGAATATACTGCCCCGAAGAGCTTCGATCAAGACTTCCAGGGTCAGTTTTACATGGACCACACACCGTTTCCTCAATTTCTGGAAAATGACACTAAGGAGGACTGGGCTGGGAGTTACCAGCCATCAGCCATCGAGGAGGCACATGCGTTTGGACTGAGTGGcactgcagcagcagcagacagCAGCACATACTCTGGTCAGTCCTCCCTGtgcacagaggaagaggagacttcATCCTCCCTATGGCAGGTGGATGAAGAATTCTCACCAGAGGCCCACCAGTCCAGACGGGCCCCAGTGAATTATGAGGGAGATGACGAGACATCAATGGCAGAGCTCACCTACAAGACCAAGAAGAGTAGTACCGAGAATGGCAATAGGGATCAACAAAAG CTGAGGGAGGAAAATGCGCAGCTCAGGAAGCACATTAAAGATCTTGTGAAAAAGTCTGAGTATGATGATCGAAG AATTCGACACGTCACAGATGAGTTGCACAAGAGACGAGtgcaggaggagaaggaggctcAGGCTTTAGAGACCATGGTTCATTCCGTCGAGCAGAACCTGCAGTTAATGACC AAACGAGCAGTTAAGGCTGAAAACATTGTATCAAAACTCAAACAGGAGCTGCATCAATTACAG GGCCAAGTAGAGGGGTACCGGTATGAGAATGAGAGACTTCGAGCCGGAGAGACAGCTGCCTTAAATACAATGAAACATAATGCGCAAGTGGCCTCAGAGTACCTCAACAAAGCAGCACTCAATGCAGAGACTTCCATCAA GCAATTACTTACAAGTGCAGAGAGTCTTTGTCTAGTATCTCAACTGCTGCAGTCCATCGACAACCTATCTGAGATTCACAAGGAAGGCTGA
- the LOC120063063 gene encoding serine/threonine-protein kinase Chk2-like: MSQEKPDAGSQTQSQPQTQSQSGSSSSSGSGTVSSVDTIPVRDLGSIPEEPEPQPWGRLLPMQRGFRAHDCVEDDTWFGRDSKCNYCFDDPILKKSIRFATYSKKHFRIFREQNIVYVFDNSGNGTFVDGKVLGKGKTLPLANNAVLSLAEERHKVFVFIDLMADEQSNLPKEFSEKYLITKKIGAGVCGEVKLAFERATCKKVAVKTINKKDFPASLGTATQNAEREIQILQKIDHPCLIKTEDFFQTDDSYYIVLELMEGGELFDRVKSKNQIEESIAKLYFYQMLKAVEYLHNNGIIHRDLKPENVLLSSQDDVCVIKITDFNQSKILEESALMRTLCGTPTYLAPEVFTDAVTVGYSRAVDAWSLGVVLFVCLAGYPPFHPNAQTGLSVRDQITQGIYTFIPSKWDGISDDAKDVVKRLLVVDPNARLTIEEALHHPWLMDEAMKETAECIMYPKDSGDATAADATADSVDATVASTTKRSRENDDDEQQPAKRRPGPSTEAT, translated from the exons ATGTCCCAGGAGAAGCCAGATGCTGGCAGCCAGACACAGTCACAGCCTCAGACTCAGTCCCAGAGTGGCTCCAGCTCCTCCTCTGGGTCAGGCACTGTCAGCTCAGTGGACACCATCCCTGTTAGGGACCTTGGCTCCATACCAGAGGAGCCTGAGCCACAGCCATGGGGTCGCCTGCTGCCTATGCAGAGAGGCTTCAGAGCCCACG ACTGTGTTGAGGACGACACTTGGTTTGGCCGGGACAGTAAATGTAACTATTGCTTTGATGACCCCATACTGAAGAAATCGATCAGATTTGCTACATACAGCAAAAAACACTTCCGAATCTTCAGA GAGCAGAACATTGTCTATGTCTTTGACAACAGTGGCAATGGCACGTTTGTTGACGGTAAAGTTCTTGGAAAAGGAAAAACTCTGCCTCTAGCAAACAATGCAGTGCTGTCCCTAGCTGAGGAACGCCATAAAG TGTTTGTGTTCATTGATCTCATGGCGGATGAACAGTCCAACCTCCCCAAAGAGTTCAGTGAGAAATACCTGATTACCAAAAAGATTGGAGC TGGTGTGTGCGGGGAAGTGAAGCTGGCCTTTGAGAGGGCCACTTGCAAAAAGGTGGCTGTGAAGACAATCAACAAAAAGGACTTCCCAGCATCTCTCGGC ACTGCCACACAAAATGCGGAACGAGAGATCCAAATCCTCCAAAAGATAGACCAT CCATGTCTGATCAAAACAGAAGACTTCTTCCAAACAGACGACTCATACTACATTGTTTTAGAGCT CATGGAGGGTGGAGAACTATTTGACAGGGTCAAAAGCAAGAACCAGATAGAGGAGTCAATTGCCAAGCTCTATTTTTACCAGATGTTGAAAGCAGTAGAG TATCTTCACAACAATGGCATCATCCACAGAGACCTCAAACCTGAAAATGTGCTACTTTCGTCTCAGGATGATGTTTGTGTCATCAAG ATCACAGACTTTAATCAGTCCAAGATACTGGAGGAGTCTGCCCTGATGAGGACCCTTTGTGGAACACCCACATACCTTGCACCTGAGGTGTTCACCGACGCAGTCACCGTGGGCTACAGCAGAGCCGTAGACGCCTGGAGTTTAGGGGTCGTCCTGTTTGTGTG CTTGGCAGGCTATCCCCCGTTCCACCCTAATGCACAAACTGGTTTGTCAGTCAGGGATCAGATCACGCAGGGAATTTATACATTTATTCCATCCAAATGGGACGGCATCTCGGATGATG CTAAAGACGTCGTGAAGAGGCTGCTTGTAGTGGACCCCAATGCCCGCCTCACCATTGAGGAGGCTTTACACCATCCCTGGCTGATG GATGAGGCCATGAAGGAGACTGCTGAATGCATCATGTACCCCAAGGACTCTGGAGATGCCACAGCAGCTGATGCCACAGCAGACTCCGTAGACGCCACAGTA GCTTCAACTACAAAGAGGTCAAGAGAAAATGACGATGACGAGCAGCAGCCGGCAAAGAGGAGACCAGGCCCATCCACAGAGGCAACATGA